Proteins from a genomic interval of Dictyoglomus sp.:
- the atpG gene encoding ATP synthase F1 subunit gamma: MPTLQELRRKVKSIDNIGHIIRSMETLSIVKIRAFQDRALKLKPYTQELQRMLEILISRLPEEYLDHPLLKERYVYNTGVVFITSDWGFCGSYNIQVLNMVEKFTKDNPRKKMSFYPIGTYGLRFAKLKNLKIINSFTHLLDSPNFIQIRRLVRGIVRDFLDGKIDELYSISFDFINILKQEITIRRLLPLKPIDIPEKKEESFLFLPSSHKIIGPLLENILEITMFQIILDASASEQAFRRIAMRRAYENAEKIKEKLIFQLNQVRQTKITRELIEITSGIETLKEQEVIKIGG, from the coding sequence ATGCCAACTCTTCAGGAACTTCGTCGTAAAGTAAAAAGTATAGATAATATTGGCCATATAATTCGATCTATGGAAACTCTAAGTATAGTAAAAATAAGAGCTTTTCAAGACAGAGCTCTTAAATTAAAGCCTTATACTCAGGAATTGCAAAGGATGTTAGAAATATTAATCTCAAGACTTCCTGAGGAGTACTTAGATCATCCTCTTCTAAAAGAAAGATATGTTTATAATACAGGAGTTGTTTTTATAACTTCTGATTGGGGATTTTGTGGGAGCTACAATATTCAAGTTTTAAATATGGTAGAAAAATTTACAAAGGACAATCCAAGAAAGAAAATGAGTTTTTATCCCATAGGGACCTATGGTTTAAGATTTGCAAAGCTGAAAAATCTTAAAATCATTAATTCTTTTACTCATCTTTTGGATTCTCCTAATTTTATTCAGATAAGAAGATTAGTTCGAGGAATTGTTAGGGATTTTCTAGATGGAAAAATTGATGAACTTTATTCTATATCTTTTGATTTTATAAACATATTAAAACAAGAGATTACAATTAGAAGACTTTTACCTTTGAAACCCATAGATATTCCCGAAAAGAAGGAAGAGAGTTTTCTTTTTCTTCCCTCTTCTCATAAGATTATTGGTCCCCTGCTGGAAAATATTCTCGAGATTACAATGTTTCAGATAATTCTCGATGCTTCCGCCAGTGAACAAGCCTTTAGAAGGATTGCAATGAGAAGAGCTTATGAAAATGCGGAAAAGATAAAGGAAAAACTGATATTTCAATTAAATCAGGTAAGACAAACAAAAATTACTAGAGAACTTATTGAGATTACCTCAGGGATTGAGACTTTAAAGGAACAAGAGGTGATAAAAATTGGAGGGTAA
- the atpD gene encoding F0F1 ATP synthase subunit beta yields MEGKIIAINGPVVDVYFPNEIPSLNEALEVINFREENRKLILEVRMHLGNNKVRTIALGSTMGLSRGMSVKRSYHPLRIPLSDKLLGRVINVFGEPIDGGEAIIGYLEPIIKGAVEFHRVQPTYSILETGIKALDLLTPFPRGGKIGLFGGAGVGKTVLIMELIHNIATAHGGISVFAGVGERSREGNELWLEMKNSGVLSKAVLIFGQMNEPPGVRMRVPYTALTVSEYFRDYLGKDILLLIDNVFRFVQAGMEISSLLGRIPSAVGYQPTLITEMGELEERIVSTDMGSITSVQAVYVPADDLTDPAPATIFSHLDSTLVLSRDIAEMGIYPAVDPLASSSQVLEPQFVGEKHVNVARKVVEILQHYENLKDIISILGMEELSEEDRLIVQRARKIQLFLSQPFFVASHYTNIPGVYVPREKTIEGFSAIVKGEVDDIPEDAFYMVGTLDDVKKKAREMGALVY; encoded by the coding sequence TTGGAGGGTAAAATTATTGCTATTAATGGTCCTGTAGTAGATGTATATTTTCCTAATGAAATTCCTTCTTTAAATGAGGCCTTAGAAGTAATAAATTTTAGGGAGGAAAACAGAAAACTTATATTAGAAGTTAGGATGCACTTAGGAAATAATAAAGTTAGAACTATAGCTTTAGGATCTACTATGGGATTATCTAGGGGTATGTCGGTAAAAAGGTCATATCATCCCTTAAGAATACCCCTTTCAGATAAGCTTTTAGGAAGGGTAATAAATGTATTTGGAGAACCTATAGATGGCGGAGAAGCTATTATAGGATATCTGGAACCTATAATTAAAGGTGCTGTGGAATTTCATAGAGTTCAGCCTACTTATTCCATATTGGAGACAGGAATTAAGGCCTTAGATCTATTGACTCCCTTTCCAAGAGGTGGAAAGATTGGACTCTTTGGAGGGGCAGGAGTTGGAAAGACTGTTTTAATTATGGAGTTAATTCACAATATTGCAACAGCTCATGGAGGAATATCCGTGTTTGCAGGGGTTGGTGAAAGATCTAGGGAAGGAAATGAACTTTGGCTTGAGATGAAAAATTCAGGAGTTTTATCTAAGGCAGTATTAATTTTTGGACAGATGAATGAACCACCTGGAGTTAGGATGAGGGTTCCTTATACTGCCCTTACTGTATCAGAATATTTTAGGGATTATTTAGGAAAGGACATTCTTTTATTAATAGACAATGTATTCAGATTTGTTCAGGCAGGAATGGAAATATCTTCCCTTCTTGGAAGAATTCCTTCTGCAGTAGGATATCAACCTACTCTTATAACAGAGATGGGAGAACTAGAGGAAAGAATTGTCTCCACTGATATGGGATCTATAACCTCTGTTCAGGCGGTTTATGTTCCTGCAGATGATTTAACCGATCCTGCTCCAGCAACTATCTTTTCTCATCTGGATTCTACTTTAGTTCTTTCACGAGATATTGCTGAAATGGGAATTTATCCTGCAGTAGACCCTCTAGCTTCCTCTTCTCAGGTATTAGAACCTCAATTCGTAGGAGAAAAACATGTAAATGTTGCTCGAAAGGTTGTAGAAATACTACAACATTATGAAAATCTTAAAGATATAATATCTATTTTAGGAATGGAAGAACTTTCTGAGGAAGATAGGTTAATTGTTCAGAGAGCAAGAAAAATTCAGCTCTTTTTATCTCAGCCCTTTTTTGTAGCTTCTCATTATACCAATATCCCTGGAGTATATGTTCCTCGAGAAAAGACCATAGAAGGATTTTCTGCAATTGTAAAAGGAGAAGTAGATGATATTCCCGAGGATGCATTTTATATGGTAGGAACATTAGATGATGTAAAGAAAAAAGCACGAGAAATGGGAGCTCTTGTTTATTGA
- the atpA gene encoding F0F1 ATP synthase subunit alpha, whose amino-acid sequence MNIAETILGIPWKELEKRIERYNFSPRLSNIGYVKYVGDGVAQVSLLDDSFLGELVVFSSGALGMVLSLSEDFVGVILLSKDKDVKEGDLVYSTGKIIQVPVGSSFLGRVIDPLGNPLDGLGDIYPEEYLPIDRPAPTIFDREPVKEPLYTGIRVIDALIPIGHGQRELILGDRQTGKTTIAIDTIINQRKYGTICIYVAIAQKRTNIARIYQTLKDYKALANTIIIATFPDQPPSIRYLAPFSGCTIGEYFMMQGEKVLIVYDDLTKHANTYREIALLLRRIPGREAYPGDIFYLHSHLLERSAKLNIKKGGGSLTALPIAEVLAGEISTYIPTNLISITDGQIYLDTSLFNAGIRPAINVGLSVSRVGGSAQPKGMRQVAGMLRLSLAQYREFSLFLEFGTELDVTTKKKVERGLRVEEILKQGAHEVQPIEEQIITFYLLNGGFLDLYPVSEVKKVVSKYMEYISTKYSPLLSLIRQKLELTDQIIYELHNSFQEFQREYANSSGTSS is encoded by the coding sequence ATGAACATAGCAGAAACTATATTAGGAATTCCATGGAAGGAATTAGAAAAAAGAATAGAGAGATATAATTTTTCTCCAAGACTTTCTAATATAGGTTATGTTAAATATGTAGGAGATGGGGTAGCTCAGGTTTCTCTCTTAGATGATTCCTTCTTAGGAGAACTCGTTGTCTTTTCTTCAGGAGCTCTTGGAATGGTTTTAAGTCTTTCTGAAGATTTTGTGGGAGTAATCCTTCTTAGCAAAGATAAAGATGTAAAGGAAGGAGATTTAGTATATTCTACAGGAAAAATAATACAAGTGCCTGTAGGAAGCAGTTTCTTAGGAAGGGTTATTGATCCCCTCGGAAATCCCTTAGATGGTCTTGGAGATATATATCCTGAAGAATATTTACCTATAGATAGACCAGCTCCAACTATTTTTGATAGGGAGCCTGTAAAGGAACCTCTTTATACAGGAATAAGAGTTATAGACGCTTTGATTCCCATAGGACATGGACAAAGGGAATTAATTTTGGGAGATAGACAAACAGGAAAAACTACTATTGCAATAGACACTATTATAAATCAAAGAAAATATGGAACTATATGTATATATGTAGCTATTGCTCAAAAAAGGACCAATATTGCTCGTATTTATCAAACATTAAAAGATTATAAGGCTTTGGCAAACACAATTATAATCGCTACTTTTCCTGATCAGCCTCCTTCTATCCGTTATCTTGCTCCTTTTTCTGGATGCACTATAGGAGAATATTTTATGATGCAGGGAGAAAAAGTATTAATTGTATATGATGATCTTACAAAACATGCCAATACATATAGAGAAATTGCTCTTTTACTAAGGAGAATTCCTGGAAGAGAGGCATATCCTGGAGATATTTTTTATCTTCATTCTCATCTACTGGAAAGATCTGCAAAACTTAATATTAAAAAAGGCGGAGGATCCCTTACTGCTCTTCCTATTGCGGAAGTTCTTGCGGGAGAAATATCTACATATATTCCTACAAATTTAATTTCTATTACTGATGGTCAAATTTATTTAGATACTTCCTTGTTTAATGCTGGAATAAGACCTGCTATCAATGTGGGACTTTCAGTATCGAGGGTTGGAGGTTCCGCACAACCAAAAGGTATGAGACAAGTTGCAGGTATGTTGAGATTAAGTCTTGCTCAATATAGGGAATTTTCTTTATTTTTAGAATTTGGAACAGAGCTCGATGTAACTACAAAAAAGAAGGTAGAAAGAGGATTAAGAGTAGAGGAGATCTTAAAACAAGGAGCTCATGAGGTCCAGCCCATTGAAGAACAGATTATTACCTTTTATCTCTTAAATGGGGGCTTTTTGGATCTTTATCCTGTAAGCGAGGTAAAAAAGGTTGTTTCAAAATATATGGAGTATATCTCTACGAAATATTCACCTTTATTATCTTTGATAAGGCAAAAGTTAGAATTAACAGATCAAATTATTTACGAACTTCATAATAGTTTTCAGGAGTTTCAGAGAGAATATGCCAACTCTTCAGGAACTTCGTCGTAA